A window of Bacteroidota bacterium contains these coding sequences:
- a CDS encoding T9SS type A sorting domain-containing protein has protein sequence MKPLYALFLFAGLLAATSSGWAQRFAYPEYAGLRDEPQVQTGTELAYVLNQSAPPATRATDQSLTGGLGQPYPNPANQFATLQYELQNGFSAATVRVYDMLGKEVEKFVLEQANGSLRLSVKNYQPGIYFCSLEVAGKIVQSRKLIVSR, from the coding sequence ATGAAGCCTCTTTATGCACTTTTCCTATTCGCAGGCCTGCTAGCAGCTACATCGAGCGGCTGGGCTCAGCGCTTCGCTTATCCTGAATATGCGGGCTTAAGGGACGAGCCGCAGGTGCAGACAGGCACCGAGCTGGCATACGTGCTGAACCAGTCTGCCCCGCCCGCCACCCGGGCGACAGACCAGAGCCTGACCGGAGGGCTGGGCCAGCCCTACCCGAATCCGGCGAACCAGTTTGCCACCCTGCAGTACGAGCTGCAAAACGGTTTTTCGGCGGCCACCGTACGGGTGTATGACATGCTGGGCAAGGAGGTTGAGAAATTTGTACTAGAGCAGGCCAATGGTTCGTTGCGCCTAAGTGTAAAGAACTATCAGCCGGGCATCTACTTCTGTAGCCTGGAGGTGGCAGGTAAAATTGTACAGTCGCGCAAGCTCATTGTATCAAGATAA
- a CDS encoding anhydro-N-acetylmuramic acid kinase, with the protein MKEYEGLGLMSGTSGDGLDVCYARYRQQGDAWQGEILEAETLPYTDDWHHRLMTAPQLGGEALAKLHTDYGHLQGLLLRQFVVRHRLKPQWACAHGHTVFHQPKAQHFSLQIGDGETLVTYLDCPLVTNLRARDVAQGGEGAPLVPLGEQLLFEHALFLNLGGIANLSAFAPQGAGWQLFTQKGPKPYVAYDLAPCNMVLNEVLHWARPDLPFDEGGQLAAQGQLLPLLYEQLERLPFYYLPPPRSLGREFMLAEVLPLLEPYRAQVADVLHTWCQHVASRLVAELDRYGIHDSSILLTGGGAHHSFLLQCLAQRLAALRITPSLPSPRIIDFKEAYIFGFLGLRALLRQPTVLPAVTGARVAVCSGSIHLPEHWATPLLG; encoded by the coding sequence ATGAAAGAATACGAGGGCCTGGGCCTGATGAGTGGCACCAGCGGAGACGGGCTGGATGTGTGCTATGCACGCTACCGGCAGCAGGGCGATGCCTGGCAGGGCGAGATACTGGAGGCTGAAACCCTGCCCTACACCGACGACTGGCACCACCGGCTGATGACGGCACCCCAGCTGGGTGGCGAGGCGCTGGCCAAGCTGCACACGGACTATGGCCACCTGCAGGGCCTACTGCTCCGCCAGTTTGTGGTGCGGCACCGGCTGAAGCCCCAGTGGGCGTGTGCCCATGGGCACACCGTGTTTCACCAGCCCAAGGCGCAGCACTTTAGCCTACAGATAGGCGATGGCGAAACCCTGGTAACGTACCTGGACTGCCCCCTGGTGACCAACCTGCGGGCGCGTGATGTGGCCCAGGGAGGCGAGGGAGCCCCCCTGGTACCCCTGGGCGAGCAGCTGCTATTTGAGCATGCCCTGTTCCTGAACCTGGGCGGGATAGCCAACCTGAGCGCTTTTGCACCCCAGGGGGCAGGCTGGCAGCTGTTTACCCAAAAAGGCCCTAAACCCTATGTGGCCTACGACCTGGCACCCTGCAATATGGTGCTGAACGAGGTGCTGCACTGGGCCAGGCCCGACCTCCCTTTTGATGAAGGGGGCCAGCTGGCAGCGCAGGGCCAGCTACTACCGCTGCTGTATGAGCAGCTGGAGCGGCTCCCCTTCTACTACCTGCCGCCACCCCGTAGCCTGGGCCGGGAGTTTATGCTAGCCGAGGTGCTACCCCTGCTGGAGCCCTACCGCGCGCAGGTGGCAGATGTGCTGCACACCTGGTGCCAGCATGTGGCCAGCCGCCTGGTGGCAGAGCTGGACCGCTATGGCATACACGACAGTAGCATCCTGCTAACCGGGGGTGGGGCGCATCACAGCTTCCTGCTGCAGTGCCTGGCCCAGCGGCTAGCCGCCCTGCGCATCACACCATCGCTCCCTTCTCCGCGCATTATCGACTTCAAGGAAGCCTACATCTTCGGCTTCCTGGGCCTGCGGGCCCTGCTGCGCCAGCCCACCGTGC
- the yidD gene encoding membrane protein insertion efficiency factor YidD: protein MNGVMRVLVLGLFRFYQYALSPLFPAACRYTPTCSEYAVQAVRAHGWARGCWMGIRRIARCHPWGGHGHDPIPAPKKLS, encoded by the coding sequence CTGAACGGCGTTATGCGTGTGCTGGTGCTGGGGTTATTCCGGTTTTATCAGTATGCCCTTAGCCCACTATTCCCTGCGGCCTGCCGCTATACGCCCACCTGTAGCGAGTATGCCGTGCAGGCTGTGCGGGCACATGGCTGGGCGCGGGGCTGCTGGATGGGCATACGCCGGATAGCCCGCTGCCACCCCTGGGGTGGGCATGGCCATGATCCGATACCTGCACCCAAAAAATTGTCATGA
- the proS gene encoding proline--tRNA ligase — protein MAKNLSTRAEDYAEWYNQLVVQADLAEHSGIKGSMVIKPYGYAIWEKMQRILDDAFKATGHQNAYFPLLIPKSYLSKEAAHVEGFAKECAVVTHYRLKTSPDGKSVVVDPEAKLEEELIIRPTSETVIWSTFKNWIQSYRDLPLLINQWANVLRWEMRTRLFLRTSEFLWQEGHTAHATRAEAIAEAEQMLKVYAHFAEQYMAMPVLQGIKTANERFAGAEETYCIEALMQDGKALQAGTSHFLGQNFAKAFDVTYLTREQQPEYVWATSWGVSTRLMGALVMTHSDDHGLVLPPRLAPIHVVVVPVYKSLEDLAHIGQQLAPLIAELRAAGYTVKLDDDDTKRPGWKYAEWELKGVPLRLAVGMRDLENGVAEVFRRDTLTKESLPLPGLAQRLAALLEEIQQSLLDRARSRMQAQTYTADSYADFKQKLEAGGFIRAHWDGTTETEQKIKDETKATIRCIPLDEPAEAGTCIYSGQPSRQRVVFARAY, from the coding sequence ATGGCAAAAAACCTGAGTACACGTGCCGAGGACTATGCCGAGTGGTACAACCAGCTGGTGGTACAGGCCGATCTGGCCGAGCATAGCGGCATAAAGGGCAGCATGGTGATCAAGCCCTATGGCTATGCGATATGGGAGAAGATGCAGCGTATACTGGACGATGCCTTCAAGGCAACCGGACACCAGAATGCCTACTTCCCGCTACTGATCCCCAAAAGCTACCTGAGCAAGGAGGCGGCGCACGTAGAGGGATTTGCCAAAGAATGTGCCGTGGTAACCCACTACCGGCTGAAGACCAGCCCGGACGGCAAAAGTGTGGTGGTGGACCCCGAGGCTAAGCTGGAGGAAGAGCTCATTATACGCCCCACCAGCGAGACGGTGATCTGGAGTACCTTCAAAAACTGGATACAGAGCTACCGAGACCTGCCCCTGCTGATCAATCAATGGGCCAACGTGCTGCGCTGGGAGATGCGCACCCGCCTCTTCCTCCGCACCTCCGAGTTCCTGTGGCAAGAGGGACACACCGCCCACGCCACACGCGCCGAGGCCATAGCCGAGGCGGAGCAGATGCTGAAGGTGTATGCCCATTTTGCCGAGCAGTACATGGCTATGCCCGTGCTGCAGGGCATCAAGACCGCGAATGAGCGCTTTGCCGGTGCCGAAGAGACCTACTGCATAGAGGCCCTGATGCAGGACGGCAAGGCCCTGCAGGCTGGCACTAGCCACTTCCTGGGTCAGAACTTTGCCAAGGCGTTTGATGTAACCTACCTGACACGCGAGCAGCAGCCCGAGTACGTGTGGGCCACCAGCTGGGGCGTAAGCACCCGCCTGATGGGTGCCCTGGTGATGACCCACAGCGACGACCACGGGCTGGTGCTACCCCCCCGCCTGGCACCCATCCACGTGGTGGTGGTGCCGGTGTACAAGAGCCTGGAAGACCTGGCCCACATAGGCCAGCAGCTGGCCCCGCTGATAGCCGAGCTGCGCGCCGCCGGCTATACCGTAAAGCTGGACGATGACGACACCAAGCGCCCCGGCTGGAAGTATGCCGAATGGGAGCTGAAGGGGGTGCCCCTGCGCCTGGCCGTAGGCATGCGCGACCTGGAGAATGGCGTGGCAGAGGTCTTCCGCCGCGATACGCTAACCAAGGAAAGCCTGCCCCTGCCGGGCCTGGCCCAGCGGCTGGCAGCTCTGCTGGAGGAGATCCAGCAGAGCCTGCTGGACAGAGCCCGTAGCCGTATGCAGGCACAGACGTATACTGCCGACAGTTACGCAGACTTCAAGCAGAAGCTGGAAGCCGGGGGCTTTATCCGCGCCCACTGGGACGGCACTACCGAGACGGAGCAGAAGATAAAGGACGAAACCAAGGCAACCATCCGCTGTATACCGCTGGATGAGCCGGCAGAGGCAGGCACCTGCATCTACAGTGGCCAGCCCAGCAGGCAGCGCGTGGTGTTTGCCCGCGCCTATTAG